A stretch of Aureispira sp. CCB-E DNA encodes these proteins:
- the alaS gene encoding alanine--tRNA ligase, which produces MMTVKEIRQKFLDFFESKEHKIVPSAPIVNQNDPTLMFMNSGMAQFKDYFLGNETPSAARIADTQKCLRVSGKHNDLEDVGRDSYHQTMFEMLGNWSFGDYFKEEAIAWAWELLTEVYKMDKDRLYVTIFEGDKEDGVEADEEAFELWQKWVSKDRIIRAGKKDNFWEMGAQGPCGPCSEIHIDIRSDEDRAKVDGKSLVNEDHPLVIEIWNLVFMQFNRMADGSLVPLANKCIDTGMGLERLCMALQGKTSNYDTDAFSPLIQLIEKESEIKYTNSYDKNAYTDIAMRVIADHVRAVALVIADGQRPDNTGAGYVVRRVLRRAVRYYYSFLNIQKPFIYQLIPTLSESFAEVFPEVKAQQKMLMDTIKGEEAAFLRTLERGLKLFADLEVKNKEVSGQDAFVLFDTFGFPFDLTCLLAEEKGWTVDEKGFEAALAEQRKRSQKDAQKDVSDWEEILDNPNVEFVGYTEHKAEAKVVKYRKVVAKGKEQYQIVLNKTPFYAEAGGQVGDTGLLWFGEEKIPVIDTKKENNLIVHWVKKLPQNIEQNVVAEINSTKRQLTEKNHSVAHLAHAALRQVLGTHVQQKGSFVSSDKMRFDFSHSSKMTEEQIREVEEIVNAKIRANISLREQQNVPIDEARESGAMMLFGEKYGDAVRIITFGEDFSKELCGGCHVKATGEIGLFKIVVETSIASGIRRIEALTGAEAMGYVQDELQQLAAVRATLKNPKDLTKALQDLLDANKKLNKELDKMAVLEAQLAKDQLKQSVVKIGDLHFLGTTSNITSKDGIKQLNNSLSQEFENLVLVLGGTNKGKALLTVAMDKQVVDNYGLSAGNIIKAVSKEIQGGGGGQPVFATAGGKNPDGLEKAIALAKQLIEDAAQVK; this is translated from the coding sequence ATGATGACGGTAAAAGAAATTCGCCAAAAGTTTTTGGACTTTTTTGAGAGCAAAGAACACAAGATTGTCCCTTCTGCTCCAATTGTAAATCAGAACGATCCTACCTTGATGTTTATGAACTCAGGGATGGCACAGTTCAAAGATTATTTCCTTGGAAACGAAACTCCTTCGGCGGCCCGTATTGCAGATACTCAAAAATGTTTGAGAGTATCTGGCAAGCACAATGATTTGGAAGATGTAGGGCGCGATAGCTATCATCAAACCATGTTTGAAATGTTGGGCAACTGGTCATTTGGTGATTATTTTAAGGAAGAAGCCATTGCTTGGGCTTGGGAGTTGTTGACCGAAGTCTACAAGATGGATAAGGATCGCTTGTATGTAACTATTTTTGAGGGAGATAAAGAAGATGGTGTAGAAGCTGACGAAGAGGCATTTGAGTTGTGGCAAAAATGGGTGTCCAAGGATAGAATTATTCGTGCTGGTAAAAAAGATAACTTCTGGGAAATGGGAGCGCAAGGTCCTTGTGGTCCTTGTTCTGAGATTCACATTGATATTCGCTCGGACGAAGACCGAGCTAAGGTAGATGGCAAAAGTTTGGTCAATGAAGATCATCCACTGGTTATTGAGATTTGGAACTTAGTTTTCATGCAATTTAATCGTATGGCAGATGGTTCTTTGGTGCCGTTAGCTAACAAATGCATTGACACAGGGATGGGCTTGGAGCGTCTTTGTATGGCTCTACAAGGAAAAACATCTAATTACGATACTGATGCTTTTAGTCCTTTGATTCAGTTGATCGAAAAAGAGTCGGAAATTAAGTATACTAATTCTTATGATAAAAATGCTTACACGGATATTGCGATGCGTGTGATTGCCGATCATGTACGTGCAGTTGCTTTGGTGATTGCAGATGGACAACGTCCTGATAATACAGGAGCAGGTTATGTGGTCCGCCGTGTATTGCGCCGAGCAGTGCGCTATTATTATAGCTTTTTGAACATTCAAAAGCCATTTATTTATCAATTAATCCCAACATTATCCGAATCTTTTGCCGAAGTTTTTCCAGAGGTAAAAGCGCAGCAAAAAATGTTAATGGATACGATCAAAGGGGAGGAAGCTGCGTTCTTAAGAACTTTGGAGCGTGGTCTGAAACTATTTGCAGACTTAGAAGTTAAGAACAAAGAGGTGAGTGGACAAGATGCTTTTGTCTTGTTTGACACTTTTGGTTTTCCTTTTGATTTGACCTGTTTGTTGGCAGAAGAAAAAGGTTGGACGGTTGATGAAAAAGGTTTTGAAGCTGCTTTGGCAGAACAGCGAAAACGTTCTCAAAAAGATGCTCAAAAAGATGTGAGCGATTGGGAAGAAATTTTAGATAATCCTAATGTCGAGTTTGTTGGATATACTGAGCACAAGGCAGAAGCTAAGGTGGTTAAATACCGAAAAGTTGTTGCAAAAGGGAAAGAACAATATCAAATCGTATTGAACAAAACGCCTTTTTATGCTGAAGCCGGTGGGCAAGTTGGCGACACTGGATTGTTGTGGTTTGGAGAAGAAAAAATTCCTGTAATTGATACCAAAAAAGAAAACAATTTAATTGTACATTGGGTCAAAAAACTACCTCAAAACATAGAGCAAAATGTAGTTGCTGAAATCAACAGCACGAAGCGTCAGTTGACAGAGAAAAATCACTCTGTTGCCCATTTGGCGCATGCTGCTTTGCGCCAAGTATTGGGAACACATGTTCAACAGAAGGGCTCTTTTGTTTCATCTGATAAGATGCGTTTTGACTTTTCGCACAGTAGCAAAATGACGGAGGAACAAATTCGAGAAGTGGAGGAAATTGTAAATGCTAAAATTAGAGCAAACATCTCATTGAGAGAGCAACAAAACGTGCCTATTGATGAAGCGCGTGAATCAGGAGCGATGATGTTGTTTGGAGAAAAATATGGCGATGCAGTTCGTATTATTACTTTTGGAGAGGACTTTTCGAAAGAACTTTGTGGCGGTTGCCATGTAAAGGCAACTGGAGAAATCGGTCTATTTAAGATTGTTGTAGAGACTTCTATTGCTTCAGGAATACGTCGTATTGAGGCTTTAACAGGAGCAGAAGCGATGGGATATGTGCAAGACGAGTTGCAACAATTAGCTGCTGTTCGTGCTACCTTAAAAAATCCTAAAGACTTGACGAAGGCGTTGCAAGATTTGTTGGATGCTAACAAGAAGTTGAACAAAGAGTTGGATAAAATGGCAGTTTTAGAAGCGCAATTGGCAAAAGATCAGTTGAAACAGTCGGTGGTTAAAATTGGTGATTTGCACTTCTTGGGAACTACTAGCAATATTACTTCCAAAGACGGTATCAAGCAATTGAATAATAGTTTGAGTCAGGAGTTTGAAAATTTAGTTTTAGTTTTGGGAGGAACCAACAAAGGCAAGGCTTTGTTGACTGTTGCAATGGATAAACAAGTGGTTGATAACTATGGCTTAAGCGCGGGAAATATTATCAAAGCTGTCTCTAAAGAAATCCAAGGCGGTGGTGGTGGACAACCTGTTTTTGCTACTGCAGGAGGAAAAAATCCTGATGGTTTAGAAAAAGCAATTGCATTGGCAAAACAATTAATAGAAGATGCAGCTCAAGTAAAATAG